In the Setaria italica strain Yugu1 chromosome VI, Setaria_italica_v2.0, whole genome shotgun sequence genome, one interval contains:
- the LOC101765318 gene encoding transcription factor TB1 — MMFFFFHCTNRKKLGRFIYIPLGLEACTSTSASLPPLALLSTLASAQSQQMLPHYPNSRPHRHHHQCVYQQEQSSFLLPNPTAAAFLMPATAMSAWDGYGGQIFPADVLLHHQETLEAVLQQPAVAVVAPLREPDQAAGDAGATAAVVDAGGGVHGAAAAPRRRPFRTDRHSKIRTAQGVRDRRMRLSVGVAREFFALQDRLGFDKASKTVNWLLTQSKPAIDRLHDADEPAAAPSSGPAVVKGRGEGSSSSTCCFNKDPRGEKGSRSRGGRDGPSAALMEEHGGGEIGWIASDTAVAAAPPQPINELEYSYQYYLQLEEMMRCNNGGVPR, encoded by the coding sequence ATgatgttcttcttcttccattgcACTAACAGAAAAAAGCTGGGCCGCTTTATATATATACCTCTGGGACTAGAAGCTTGTACTTCTACCTCTGCTAGTTTACCACCACTGGCTCTGCTAAGCACACTGGCTAGTGCACAATCACAGCAAATGCTACCTCATTACCCTAACAGCCGGCCTCATCGCCATCACCATCAGTGCGTCTACCAGCAAGAGCAGTCATCATTCTTATTACCGAACCCTACTGCAGCTGCTTTCCTCATGCCGGCGACCGCGATGTCCGCTTGGGACGGGTACGGCGGGCAGATCTTCCCCGCCGACGTGCTGCTCCACCACCAGGAGACCCTGGAGGCCGTGCTCCAgcagccggcggtggcggtggtggctccCCTGCGGGAGCCGGATCAAGCGGCGGGGGACgcgggggcgacggcggcggtggtggatgccggcggcggcgtccatggcgccgccgccgcgccgcggaggcggccgtTCCGGACGGACCGGCACAGCAAGATCCGCACGGCGCAGGGCGTGCGCGACCGGCGGATGCGGCTGTCGGTGGGCGTCGCGCGGGAGTTCTTCGCGCTGCAGGACCGCCTGGGCTTCGACAAGGCCAGCAAGACCGTCAACTGGCTCCTCACCCAGTCCAAGCCGGCCATCGACCGCCTCCACGACGCCGAcgaaccggcggcggcgccttcctcggggccggcggtggtgaaggggagaggggaggggagctccTCGAGCACGTGCTGTTTCAACAAGGACCCGAGGGGGGAGAAGGGATCAAGAAGCAGAGGCGGTCGTGATGGGCCATCGGCGGCGCTCATGGAagaacacggcggcggcgagatcggCTGGATCGCGTCCGACACCGCTGtagcggcagcgccgccgcagccgatcAACGAGTTGGAGTACTCCTACCAGTACTACCTGCAGCTTGAGGAGATGATGAGATGCAACAATGGAGGAGTGCCAAGGTGA